The region GCCCTGTTCATGAGCCTGATGATGTTCTTTTATATTCTGCATTCTTTCCATTTCAAGTGTCATTTGTAGGGTGGTATATGGGGTTATAGGTTCAGTCATCTTTGTCACCACCTAATCACAGATTTTGAAGCAAAAATCATGTCTTTAAAGCGGAATCTGTCTTATCTCTCCATTTTCTTCAATAAATGAAGAATGATGTAATTCCTCATGAACATTAAACTGTGACTTACCAATAATCATTTTTACACCTGAAAATACTTTTTCATATACTTTGATTTTTCCTCTTTCCACATTATTTAAAATTTCTTCAAGCTCAGCTTTTTTACTTTCTTTTTTCTCTATAGATTTATTTATTACTTTTTTTGTTTTTAATAATCTTTGATACATAACTTCTTTATCTGTAGGCAATTTGCCCTGTTTTTCTTTTATTTCTTTAAGAGCTTTGATAGCTCTTTTAGTTTTTAATAGATTTTGTTCACTTTCTTCTAATTCCTCTTTGACTTCTTCTAATTCTTCTTTTGTTTCCTGGTCAACACCAGCTTCAAGAATTGTTTTGGTAGCCATTGTTGAACCTATTATGTTTGCTTCTATATTATGACCGGCCTGACAATTACCACCGACAAGCAAACCTTTATTTTCAGTAACTATAATATCTTCAGCAGCATTTAAATCACTATGCATTATGGCATCACTGGCAATAATACTTCCTTCAGTTTTTATATGGCCATTTTCTATAAATTTAATTTCTACATTCCCTTTTGCATCAATTCTACCCTTTTCTTTTCCTACAAAACCTTTTTTGATTATAACCTTGCCTTCACTTTCAATTTGAGCAGCTGAAACTCGACCATTTATTTCAACATTTCCACCAGCTTTAATTTTAAAACCTTCATTAACATCACCTTTAACAACTACATTACCGACAAAATCTATATTACCGGTATCCATATCTACATTGCCCTTTACTTCATGAACTGGTAGAACATTTACTCTTTTACCATCTTTAACAACCT is a window of Halanaerobiales bacterium DNA encoding:
- a CDS encoding FapA family protein; this encodes VDEKLKYHFNDKKESIGTQREDGSMDFYNRGLITNVNPGDTLVTIEDSKKGKPGHKVTGEEIPPREPNTVDLPSGKNVKEEDGKLVSEIEGQVVKDGKRVNVLPVHEVKGNVDMDTGNIDFVGNVVVKGDVNEGFKIKAGGNVEINGRVSAAQIESEGKVIIKKGFVGKEKGRIDAKGNVEIKFIENGHIKTEGSIIASDAIMHSDLNAAEDIIVTENKGLLVGGNCQAGHNIEANIIGSTMATKTILEAGVDQETKEELEEVKEELEESEQNLLKTKRAIKALKEIKEKQGKLPTDKEVMYQRLLKTKKVINKSIEKKESKKAELEEILNNVERGKIKVYEKVFSGVKMIIGKSQFNVHEELHHSSFIEENGEIRQIPL